In Besnoitia besnoiti strain Bb-Ger1 chromosome I, whole genome shotgun sequence, the genomic window aagaggagggacgaggggggggaaagggggGATGCCCCTCGCGGCAGGTGTCTCCGTCCGAGCCTCATGTGTgtgccgcctcgcggagaGGTGGTTTCCTCTCAGaccttttttttctcgggCGGTGGCGTCCGGTGATGGACGCTGTTCAGCGGGCTTTACGTGTGGGGTCCTGCATACGGTAACTGGGGTTTAGGAGGGCACTCCGCCTCTGCCTAGCCTCTAAATGCGTCTTGCATGGGCGCTCTTTGTCTTCTTAGTCCCGCGCTCTGTCGCCCGCTTCGTCtggtctctctctgtctgtctctcgtcTTTCTGTCACTCGTCCGTCTGCACACCTGGCGTCTCAAGGTTCGCGTGGTGTGGTGTTTTTTCGCGTGTGTCAGGTCGCTGAACACAGACGTGCTGTTTGGCATTCTCAAGGGTGTggtgtcgcggcggcgggactTCCGGCTGATTGTTACCTCCGCGACGATGGATTCAGATCGCTTCTCCGCGTTCTTCGGCGGGGCGGTTGTGTTCCACATCCCCGGCCGCACCTTCCCCGTGGACGTCGAgttcgcgcgctcgctgcctgaCGACTACGTGGACGCGGCTGTGCAAAAGTGCCTTGCAGTCCACTGCAGCACGCCGTGGAAGAAGAAGTCGGGCTCAGCCGGCAAGGCctctgcggagagcgagggggGGCCGGGTggagccggcgcgggcgccaaagcggacggcggagacggcgcgggcgccaaagcgggcgcgaagggcgTCGGAGGCGGGGCGTCGCAGGACGATgacagcgaggagaacgGGGGAGACATTTTGATTTTTATGACAGGGCAGGACGACATCGAGGTCACGTGTTTGCTGCTCGCGGAGCGCCTGGGTCAGCTGGGCGacaaggcgccgccgctgacgaTTTTGCCTATTTactcgcagctgcctgcggacctgcaggcgcgcatTTTTCAGCAGTCGCCGTTTCGGAAGGTGATTGTGGCGACCAACATCGCGGAGACCTCGCTGACGGTCGACGGCATCAAGTACGTGATCGACCCAGGTTTCTGCAAGATGAAGGTCTACAACCCCAAGATCGGTATGGACTCGCTGCAGCTGACGCCGATTTCGCAGGCGAACGCGAATCAGCGCAaagggcgcgcagggcggacGGGTCCGGGGGTCTGCTACCGCCTGTACACGGAGCGCGTCTTCATCAAGGAGCTGCTCACCACCACCGTCCCAGAGATCCAGAGAACGAACCTGGCGAACgtcgtgctgctgctgaagagCATCGGAATCCGCGACATCCTCGCCTTCGACTTGATGGATCCGCCGCCCGAGGAGACGATCGTGAACGCGCTCTACCAACTCTGGGTCTTGGGCGCGCTGGACAACTTCGGCGAACTCACCGCGCTCGGCAAAAAAATGGTTCTCTTCCCGCTCGATCCGCCGCTCTCCAAAATGGTGCTGGTCGCGCAGACtcagcgggcgacgcgcgaagtCGTGACAATCGTCTCCATGCTCTCGATCCCCGCGATCTTCTACACCCCCAAGGAGAAACAGGACGAAGCCGAAGCCGTCAAAGAAAAGTTCTTCGTCCCTGAAAGCGACCACCTCACGCTCCTCAACGTCTACCAACAGTGGAAACGCAGTCAATACAGCAGCCCGTGGTGCACCAGCCACTTCGTCCAACCTAGGGTAAGCGCCGTGCGAATCGCGAAGCAACGCTCGAACGActgcatatacatgcatttacatacatatacatgtatatatatatatatatatatgtacatagagatatagatatagatacgCACAAGTTTATATTCAGAGGCACTGGAGGTACCGCGGGGCGGACCTCTGTCGACCCACCTTAAATACGTGCTCCTGTTgaaggctgaggcgagcgccCACCTTTTGGTTTCCGTTTGGCGCGTGCAGAGTTAGATCGGGCAGGGGCTGCGTTCCCTGTGCTCGAGGCTAGGTCATCCCGGGTAGCTTCAAGCGCCTTTTCTCATCCTTGTCTCCGAGTTTGCGTTTTTTCTAGGCGATGAAGAAGGCTCGCGAagtgcgcgcgcagctgctggacaTCATGGAGCAGCAGGGCATTCCCGACGTCTCGTGCGGCACTGACTGGGATGTCATTCGCAAGGTACATCTGCAAAGCAGGAGGTGTCTCTGCTTGACACGCTTCATTTTTCGCCTTTTTGAGCAAAGGCACCGCAGCCCTTCGTCGTGGCCCCACAAAAACATCCAgtcctatatatatatgtacatatatgtgtgtacGTATATGTGTGCGTATATGGGTATATATACGGGATGTCTGTGCATGTGCCGCGTTTAGTCGCTGTCGGTATCAGGTggaagctgcggccgccgcctgctctGTGTTGACAGAAGAGTAACTCGCTGCGTAGAAGGGTCGCTGTGGGGCGCCTGGCGAGCTTGACCGTGATGTTAAGTGCATCAGCAGAGCATATTAAAGTAATGAATAGTGGGGATATAGAATCAGTTGAACACCGCGTATTCATTTAGCAGAGATAATCAGTGTAATGTGGTGGTGTCCTTCTTTTCATTGCAGCCGCCAGAGTCCGTGTGTCCGCTGTGTGCGTGTCTCCAGTCGATCTGCGCCGGATACTTCCACCACGCCGCGAAGCTCCGCGGCATCGGCGAGTACGTGAACCTGCGCTCTTCTATTCCCTGCCATTTGCATCCGACGTCTTCGCTCTACGGCGCGGGGCACACGCCAGACTACGTCGTGTACCACGAAGTCATTCTGACCACCAAAGAGTACATGCGAAACGTAAGCGAACGATTCGTCGCCAAAAAAAGGGATTTGCCACCGCAGAGACATCCAGAGGTGGGAGGGAGGGGGCTttgcgggggggggacgggcgAGGttgtcgcgtgcgcgccacAGACTGACCGGCAGGGCAGGGGGCAGCGAGCGGGCTtgcgcgaggcagctcgGAGGCTAGGCGCCTCGAGGGGGATATCCCAGGCAGCGTTTCTTAAGTAGGAGTCTCGTGTTTTTGTTTTTCCAGGTCACTGCAGTCGAGGCCGCGTGGCTCGCCGAACTGGGTCCGATGTacttcgcgctgcgccgcctgggcgagggcgggcgccaggcgagggaacgcgacgaggacgaaaaTAGAAAGGCGGAATCTCGTAAGATGGACATCCCCAAATCGCCTTTTTCTGCCTACCCATGAAGcggccgtctctctcgtgtCTACAGACGTGCATGcgtagatacatatatacatacatacatgcgtggatacatatatatatatatatatatatatatatatatatatatatgttgcCTCGTGCATATCTTTGAATTTTTCCGCAGTGCGTTGGATCTAACCTGTATGatttctgcttctcgcgtgtTTTTTGTGTACGCAACTCCTCCTGTTGCACTTCGAGCACGAAGTGTCGCAGTCTATTCGAgacggggagaggggggTCTGAGTGTCACTGGATATACATATTGTTCTAGAATAACTTTTTAAAAAATAAATAAAGTGCGGAAAAACTTTTTTTAAAACCGGAAGTAAAGATTATGTATTAATTTGTAACTTGGTTGCGCGCGATGTATTTTTTTTCAGTGTTTCAAGAacagctccgcgccgcggcggaaaagaagaaggcgcaggcggaagcggcgcaggcggcggcgcgcgaggctcagCAGTTCGCCATGGCGACGGCGGGTCGTCGAAAGAGGCCGATGGGCGCCCGCACACCTGGCTTCATCAAAGTTTCTTCTGAGGATTTCTAAAGACGCAAAAACCcaagaagcggagaagagacaccGCACGCAGAACGAAGGGCGAGCGGAGCCGAAATGAAGACCGGAGGAGCGGGTGATGAAATCTttgagaagacgcgcagggcTGGGATGCTGACAGAAGAGAATgaagcgggcgcgcgcggagccaaGTCGAGGGGAATCTAAAAATAGACAAGGCACaaagggagaagaaaacgaaccGCCAAAAAGTAGGGAGGGAGagcagacgcgacgcgcgagcctGCCACTGGGGCGGCGCGGTGTGTGCGAAGCAAAGAGCGAGCTGCGTTAGGAGATATCTTTGTAAAAAGCAATTACAAGGCCTGCGAGGCATGTGTACGCGCGTGACCGGCCGCGGTCTGTGTGTTGAAACGATGAGAAAAAAACAGCGGGAGTGTTTTTCAGACGGGGTCCTTTCTTCGCATGTGTAGGTATGTGTCGTGCCTACACAACTGCATATGCGCCATATTAAATAGGGGCATCTCGAAACGTGTTAAGTCATTGTTTTTTCGTCGAATGGGACAGAATTCCTGTTTTTCACATAATTTGTTTTTGCGAGTCCTCGGCTCgatccgcgcccgcgcgcctttgcgcttctctcgtctttgctagccgtcctctctctcgtttcctGTTTCTccgctctttctctcgcatTTGGTCGCCTCGGCTCCTTGATCACACCGCACTCTCTTTTAGTTGcagcttcctctcttctctagTTTACTTGTCAGCTTTCGTGAGAACCGGAGCACTCGGCATCCGCCCTTCAGCTTTCTTTAGCTTGCCGGGAGCAAGGAGGCTGGAACTGCCCATCAAAGGTTTCACTTTTTTGCAGTCCAACGCTGttgagacgcggcggagtgGCACTTCGAGCGCTGCCTTTCGCTCCCACATCCGGTTCGTTCGCGCTTTTAGTTTTAAGAAGAGAAGCGTTTTTCTCGTATTGCAGCGCCCCCCTGCCCCGGAACTCGCAAAACGTGAACGAAATTGCAAGAGGAAGCAACTAGGAAAAACAGTTTTTTTCTGAGTTCTATGGGAGAGCGTAAAGCTGACTAGAGGCGAGAGTAGATCAGACAAGGAGCTAGAAATCTACCAGCAGGCTCCAAACGGCAGCCACAGTTCAGACCTTTTCTCAAAAATAGAAGAGAAATGCAAAGCGGTTCGCCAACGGCGTCTCGCCGTATATTCGGGAGCAACCGAGTGTGTGCGCCGGTCATAAGCGCCTCAACGGAGGCCCCCCGTGAAGCGCTTCGCACTTTCCTCTGGGGGCCGTAGGTCTACTACGGAGCCTGCGATTTCTTCTCTGAAATTCCTGACCCGAAGTTCCCCGccagcctcctcgtcgtctgcgtcgcagcAGCTGTCTGCGTAAAAAACTTCTGccagcgcgtctcctccgtcgccccgGGAGAGTGGCGCGTCGTTCTCAGCtttgcctccttcgcgggcACGCCCATCTGCCTGGCTGACGCTCTGCGCAAGCGCGAAGGGCGATCGCTGTCGCaaggcgccgctctctgctcgcGAGAAAACCTCTTCActcggcgtcgccaggccgtcgtcgctgtctgctgccgcttcttcccgctggcgcctccagaaggacgcggagaaaTCGAAGCCCGCCGTTCCCTCCGCGAGCAGACGCTCAACTTCTTCTTTCTGGCCTTCGGCGACAAGAAATGACCGCCTCAAGCTGCCGTTGAGGTTTTCCTCTACAgactctgcttcgccttcgcgtgttctctgcgcttcgtcCTTTagagtctccgccggcgcaggcgctcccCGAGTCGAGAGAAGAGCGTCTTCATCATCCTGACCGCCTGAaagcgcagaaggcgagacgagccgaactcgcgcctctgcggcctcgcgctcgcgggcctcgagttccgcatgcagcttctcgcgcttctcctggTCGCGCAGAGCCTCAACcatctttttcttcttcgcgttgATTCGGggcccgcgcgccctgcggtTGCCATGACAGCAAAGAGGCAAAACCGACCTCAGACTCAGTTTCGTAGCTTCGCCTGCATACGAGACTCCACGTGTGCCTTCAATCACAAGCGGAAATCTAGAAAAAGAGCCTtcaatacatatatatgcatatctatgcatatatatatgcgtatacaTGTGCAGAGAAATATGGTATGTCCTCGGTTATGTATCTAGCCGAGAAAGCAAGCAGTAGAGCTTCGCCTAGGCGCGCAGAATGTAAACTCATATTGGGCGCACAGCTAAAACTGAAATGAGTTCCAGGAATATATAGAATCCTATCTCCGGGGAGTAAAAATGCTACGAGGTGAATGACGGGCTTATATCTTTAACGTTTTTAGGCGCGCCAGCCCACACCGGAGTTGAAGCGACCCGCTACTCGATGCGTAGACGTGCACACCGTCTCACACCCAGGGAGGCGCACACGCCGAAAGGGGGCATCTGCACAcaccgcgcgagagagggaacgtcggagaggggaggggggaggaaTCAGCATCCCAGAGGCTGAGCGGCGTACCTGGGCGATTTCCCATGGAATTCCTCGACGCCAGTGACGCGCAGTTGCAGCGGCAGCATCGCCGGCCGCCTGAAGACCTTCACGCCCTTCGGCACCCAGACGTGGAGCTCCTTCGGccccggcgcgcctgcgatgGAGATCCAGCCGAGCCCAGCGATGGAAATGTCGTCATACGCCATCGAGTTCCCTGCGTAGACCTTCACGCTGAGGCAccagagaggaaggaaaagcAGAGACCCGTCAGAGCTGGAgccggcctcggcgcctgcctccacGCCTTGAGCGCAAGCGAGAAAAACCGCTTTCGCATTGCAGCGCGGGGGCCGCCTTCCCGCGGTAAGTGGGAAGACAAACCGTTAAAAGCGTTAATGTGGATAAGCGAAAGCGGAATCGAACGCGAGCTCGCTTTATTGAGGGGCGATCCCACGGCCGCACCCAGCTCACCATTCCACATCTAAAACAAAGAAAGTCCTCAGAGTCTCTCAGCGaacgcgagcgcgtcgcggcaTTCACCCCTCCTTGACATGCCAAATATGAGTCTTCTATTCGAAATGGAGCCTTTCTTTCGCTCCTCGGCGTACCTGTGTCTAaccagcggctgcagcttgTCGAATCCCGCGGGAAGGTGTGGAGGGTAGAGGAACGTGCAGGCTTTCCGCGACAAGAGATCCGCTGCTTTCACCGTTCTGAAGCAAACACGAGTCGCATGCGAAGGAACTCACCGCAGAGGACCGAAGGAATACGAACGGTCCACAGGCACCTGCGCAGACCCCTGCAGGTGCGCTAAAGGCgtgtgtatatacacacatTCATGTGCGTACATGAATGcatacacaaatatatatatatatatatatataggccTCCTGGGGTTGCGGTACGGGTGCAGGCACGGACAGCCATCTGCATGCATCCCACAACACGTAGAAGTATATGTCCATCTGCTTTTCATCCGCATATTCACATTGGCAGATGGCCGCAGATCGACAGACATGAAATGCTTGTCTGGCGGCTTGGAGGCATCAGGATATGCGCTGCTCCACTTCGAACGTGCAAAACAGCAAAAGAGATGGTGCCCGCCTTTGCCGCGGGTCACGCGCGCCGCTACGCACCACACGCACCACACAGATCCGTCAACGTTCGCAGTGTGCCTACGCACACAGGTAGACAGAGAGGGTCAGGTAGATGAACAGACAGttaggtagatagatataaaTAAATAGATGGATATAGACATAGATATagatgcagctgcagatatagatagatatagatagacggatagatatagataggtaTAGACATAGATAGTGTCAGGTCGATAGATGGATACACCAGCAGCACGGGCAGCCAGAGCCGTGACCCAGATGcctgcagacagagaagTAAAGCGAATGTCGCGAGAGACTTCCAGATGGCGACTGCGGCCTACTTGCAGATGTGCAGAGTGATTTTGTGGGAGAAGTAGCATGTGACGAGGGCCGTCGATCCCTGCGAGAGGTCGATGCGTGCCATGGCGCCAATGAGCAGACTCTTGCCCTCGGTGAGTGGATACGTAATCGGCTGCAGACGCTTGGAGGGCACGATGGAGTAGAGATCCGCTGCGAACGGGAGCAAAGACGTAACCTGCAGGCAGCCGAGCGACGCACTGAGCCCCGGAGAATCCAGCGACGTGAAAGCGACGCCGCTGGGATCCAAGTCGGCGGCCGGGCAACATACACGATCCTCGTCTCGAAAGAAACAGACTGCCCGGTGgcagccgccgtctgcggtgGGCAAAGTTTGTGAGCAGAGCAAAAGGGCGGCAGCAaagcgaagagccgcgccACCTGGCGGCAGGCACGCTTGAGTCGCCGGCATGTCGGAGCACCTCCGAGACCGGCAAATCCCTCACGCCTCCCGTCAGTCGATCGAAACCGaaggcggcctgcgcagcccCCTCGTGGGTCGGCAGGTCGCGTGGACACAGCGCCTGTCGCCATGCGAGTAGTGCATCTCCGCGGACTGCAGCCGGCACAGGAGGCGATTTTAAGCGTTCGACACATCAAGAGACAGGTGACCGCACCTGATGCGAACAAGGAATCCCCGGAGTGTCGACGAGTTTGTagccgcgcggcaggccgAAGGGCAAGAAGGAGAGCGTCGTGCCTGGCAATGCCGACCGTGTCACGCCTCCCGACGCGCGCTTCATGAAGATTGTGCCGGCGTGTCTGCAAAAACAACGCACCGGCTCGCAACATCCTgaattcccatcctgctgctaccaCTGTCACTAGATGCTGAACACAAGCAAACGCACAAATCCGAGTTCTGCGCACGCACGTGACCTCCCAGCTGACGCCATCCTCTTCTCATGGACAGGCTCACAGACGGTCGCTGCTCcatctcttctctctccgcggagctcgcgctgcggtgCAGACTGCTTTTAAGTTCCCGTACACAGAGCTCCGACGAGATTGACGGTTTTTCCGCGAAGACCGCGGGGGCTAGGCGTGCCTCTGATCAGTTTAGAGGCTTCGCGCTTCGCCATCCAGTCGAAAAACGGCGCAGCGGTCCACCGGCTCTGACTTTCGCTCTCACTTGTAATTGATGAACTTGAGGAACCTCGTGACAAAAGTGGACTTTCCAGCGTTCACGCGCCCCACGACATAAATCTGCCGGCCCTCGAtagcggaggcgccgcccggcgaaggcagcagcagcgtctcCAACCGGCGCTCGAGGTCTTCGAAgccttcgcctgcagacACCCGAAAAACGCGCACGCGAAAGTCCGCGCAAGCTGCCTCACCGAAAGGAGAAGACACTAGCCAACGCACAACCGCATGCTCACATGTGCATTCaaatatacatctatatctatatctatagaGATATGCATATTTATACGAATAAATATGTGCGTAAGTGGTGGAttcggcgtcctctccttctttgcAGAGCTTCAAACGCGCGCCCCAGAACAGAGAACTAGCATCGGAGGAATAGAGACGCAGAGCCCAACGGGCCCAGCGACAGACCGAACAAGACGCAGGACGGCAGGCCAAGTCAAATAGGCACGcagctctctctgtctgcttgCTTGTCTGTCTACAAGTTTGTAGGCGCATCAGCGCGCCTTGGGAGCGAAGGGAGCCTTACCAGTTGCTGAAGAGATCAACAGGCAGTCGTCGATATGGACGTTTTGAATCTGGCGAACCATGCGCCGCACCCACTCCTTGATTCTGGAAAACCAAAAACACTCGGGCACGCGCGCGGGAAGTGTCTGATGTGCCGCGTGAGGCAGCATATTACGTCTTTCCCCCTCGACTCTCTACTCCGAGTTTCTTCTAAgatgcgcgcgcggagcgcacAGTGTGAGGCCGCAATGAAACGCGCCGGACTGTCTGCCTTGGCCGCAGCTATCGCAGCCTTCGCAGCCGAGCCGAGGACGTACAGAAGAATCACGTAACAAAGGAGCGAAATTGCAGCACACGCAGGCAGTCCAAAGGGACAGTGTCCTTAGGCTTGAGAAAGCAGCATCACCAAAAAAGCACGAAGGTAGGTCCACAGTCGTGATGCCTACTCGCGCTTGTTCGCTGTCCGAGGCAAGCAGTCGATGCGATTGATGAGCCATATGACCTGCAGAAAACCACGCAAGACACAAACACAAACCCTGCGGCTTAATGAGCCGCCTGAAAGAAGTCCACTGGCACACAGGAGACCGGGCAGACAGCCAAAAAGCCAcgacatatatagatatatattcaaacgcatatatatatatatatatgtatgtgcacCTATTCATGTGCctataatatatatatatggctTGCGTGTGTGTTGCACGCTCGCCACGCGCTCAAACCCGTGCAGCAACACTATCCGTCTCACacccgaaggcggcgcgagtcTCGGACGTGGAGGGGCTAGAAACAGTACTCGCGACGACCGTGACAACCCAAGGAGAAAGCTACATGGATGCATCTGTGGCCGACTCTCACATGCAGGCGTTTGGCTCTGCAAGCTTGGAACAGCTCGGGGACGACGGAGCTCTCGAGGTCGCAGACGTCTACGACCTTGAGAACTACTGAGTCTCGCTTCATTTTTTTAACGACCGAGTTGATCACGGTCTccggcgccagcgcaggcagcagctggTCGCGCGCGTTAGCCAAGGCCTCCCACTCGCCATCCAGTTGCTTGTACATCTGTGCATGCACGAAAAGATAAAAAGGCGAAAGCACGCGTACACGAAGGCAAGGAGAAAACGGGCATCTGTAGAGACAGATTCACATATCGATCGACCTCCAAAGACAGCGCGACAGATAGGTGTAGATAAAGAGAAAGAGTGGTAGATAAAGATGAAGATAAACGAAAATGAATAGGTAgagatacagatagatagatatggATGAATGGGTATATACAGATGAATGTAGATCGATAAATAGGTAGATATAGACAGCGTGGTATCTCGATGGAATGTAGATTAATACAGGGCGAAATGGAGGCTGGTGTATACATAAATCCGCAAGGAGAgtgccgcagaggaggcgcatcGGAGCtgcccggcgcgcgagcagagagcCTTTCGAGCGTCTTTccgcagcagatgcagacaGAAGTTGGTCTGCATCGTCTTTAGCTCTTCTTTTCTCACCTGAATTCGGTAACATCTTCGGCACAAGAGCAGCCGCGTCCGTTTCCGAAACCTGGGGCTTTTCACCTGAGGTCACCGTGCGAAAACCGGGAGCATCCACGCCAGTGAGGAAGAGGACacctcgtttttctcttgcttctctgcctgtctctgcgctcgctgGCCTCGTCACCCACTTGGCTGTTTGTTTCCGCTGGCACCTCTTTTTGCCCCCGCGCCCGTTCTGCGAGGATCCTCCCCATCGGGCGGAGGGTCGCCCTTCCTTCTCTGTGCAGTCCGGCGAGCGCCAaccgcttctctcgctctgtATCCATTTTTGCCCagttcgccgctgcgcgcgagcagcttgtctcgtcttctcaggcaggcggctgcatcgcccacgcctcgcggctggTCGGGCTTACCGTGACGATTTCAACGCCGTCTGGGACGGAGTCCACTTCGACTCCCTTCGCCTTGGGAAGCTCCTTCCACCGGCCGCTGTACcactcttcttttttctccgcggcgacgaaacCCTGTCGACTCGGGTCTTCGCTCTGaagctccgcgccgcagcccatacagcgccgaggcgcgtggTTGATCACCTGAGGCCACACGGCAGCACAGGAGGCCGCTGCCAAGCATGAAAGACGACGCCTGGGCCGTTTGATAACTGAAACTGAAATCTACTCGTATGAATTTGAGTTGTGGTTAGTGTCGTAGTCAATTCACCGCCACGCAGGACGTACGAGCCATGCTGGCTGCTGGGGTCTAGACGCAGCATGCGAGCGgaaaaggcgaagagacgagcgagtgtgtccgcggagacgcagttCAAGCCACAGAGACATAGACGGACGAGAACAACCTGGACGATTGTCTCGATTTCCATCGTGCTACAGCCGCTGCGGGTGAGAGCAACTCCCGTGGTGTCAGGCAAGGCTCTCGGGGAGCTACCCAGAGCTCCTTTCCTTCGCCCCTTCATGGTGAACACTCTCGCAGGGCTCTCGAGGCCCGGTTCTGCTGGTCATACTTCGAAGGCGTCCGCTACAATGCCTGGAGGAAGCTCCGCGTCTGCATTCCGCCACGGAATGAtgtcttcctctgcctccatCTCTCCCGGGATTTGCACACCCGCTCGGTTGCTGCCCTCCTGCCGAATTCCAAACGCTCTTGGTCCGGtgcctctgtctgcctccgcgccgttctccgcgaggctcgcctcgcctgcggcgccgacttCCTGGTGACGGGTgccggtgtacatacaccggGCATCTGGCTGAAaacgggggggcggcgcatgcagacgcgtgCGAAACGACGGAGAACGGCAAAGTGGAGAGAGGGGCAGGCGCGAGGAACGACTAGTAGCGGAAGAAGTCAGCAATGCAGAGCTTTGAGACGGGGATGGCGAAGCACAACGCAAAGTCCAGCCGCAAAGTGAAGATACGGGGTTTCCCCCTCGCACGGTGTCCTGCGGAAACGCGTGTCTAGTCAATTTACATGGTTTTGGCACGCCAGAAATGAGCCCCGAGGTCTGCGTGGACGAGAGCCTCGATCGAAGTCGCCGCCTGCACTCTCCAGTCAGCCGGCGGCCAGGAGCGCATTGCGGCGCCAAGGAGCCAGAAAAGGCGAAAGTCgggagcgacggccgccacggagaggcagcagacgaagaaacgCTGGCGGGCGAACGTGAAAGGGGGGAAAAGACAGACTGCAGACCAgccagaggcagacgagccgCGAGACTTTGGGGGCGCATATCAGCAGAAAAAGTTGAGAGAGAAGAATGGCGTGGTCCGCCGGATACACGGGGaaacagagacgccgcctcgAAGTTGGAAGCTGAAGGCTGGAGAGACGAGCCTCGGGGAGTCacccttcgccttctcacATTCCTGGCTGTGCCTGACAGCGACACTCGGGTTGCTTTTTCTGGAACCGCCCTACCGCCAGGCAACGCAAAGAAAAACTCTGGGAGCGCACAAAGAGCGCTTCTCATGGTGGCGTTCTGGGGATTCCTCTTGCAATAAGCTTGGGGGCATACATTCGTATGTTGGTAGATGAGGTCAATCGGATACGCACGACAGAAAAACTTCCCAGCTATGTTACGTTCATCCACGAACGTCAGGCTGCAGATTAAAGATGGTGAATGCACGCATATAACATGTGTATACGCGCAGGCACACCTACGCGTGCAGATGTATTTCCCTACATCAAGTCAAAGGTCGTCGCGAGCCTTGTGGTGAGCAGTTCTCATCTCAGCTCTGAGGCACTGGAACATTTGATGCCCATATTTATATTATATGTCGGCGGATGGACCGGTTCTGGCGGAAATTGGGTGAACAGAAGGTAAGGGAGACGTTTGAAGCACGTGTACTTAACACCGGATTCTCAGCTTGGTTCGGGCTGCATGCTGCATGCCATGCACAGTGGTAGTCATGTACTGACCTTTTCTAGGGAGAAAAAGGGAACGGGAGACAGGATGAGCTGCACGGGAAGAAAGGGAAAAAAATGTTTCGCGGGACAAGGGACGAAAAAAAGTGGAGCTCAATGTACTGAAGAAATGCTCCATGGCGATTGTGCCATCTCACGACT contains:
- a CDS encoding DnaJ domain-containing protein (encoded by transcript BESB_003390), with amino-acid sequence MYTGTRHQEVGAAGEASLAENGAEADRGTGPRAFGIRQEGSNRAGVQIPGEMEAEEDIIPWRNADAELPPGIVADAFEVINHAPRRCMGCGAELQSEDPSRQGFVAAEKKEEWYSGRWKELPKAKGVEVDSVPDGVEIVTVKSPRFRKRTRLLLCRRCYRIQMYKQLDGEWEALANARDQLLPALAPETVINSVVKKMKRDSVVLKVVDVCDLESSVVPELFQACRAKRLHVIWLINRIDCLPRTANKREIKEWVRRMVRQIQNVHIDDCLLISSATGEGFEDLERRLETLLLPSPGGASAIEGRQIYVVGRVNAGKSTFVTRFLKFINYKHAGTIFMKRASGGVTRSALPGTTLSFLPFGLPRGYKLVDTPGIPCSHQVTSLLPFAADLYSIVPSKRLQPITYPLTEGKSLLIGAMARIDLSQGSTALVTCYFSHKITLHICKTVKAADLLSRKACTFLYPPHLPAGFDKLQPLVRHSVKVYAGNSMAYDDISIAGLGWISIAGAPGPKELHVWVPKGVKVFRRPAMLPLQLRVTGVEEFHGKSPRARGPRINAKKKKMVEALRDQEKREKLHAELEAREREAAEARVRLVSPSALSGGQDDEDALLSTRGAPAPAETLKDEAQRTREGEAESVEENLNGSLRRSFLVAEGQKEEVERLLAEGTAGFDFSASFWRRQREEAAADSDDGLATPSEEVFSRAESGALRQRSPFALAQSVSQADGRAREGGKAENDAPLSRGDGGDALAEVFYADSCCDADDEEAGGELRVRNFREEIAGSVVDLRPPEESAKRFTGGLR